CCTGGAGCGCGCGCTCCAGCGGGTGAGGGCGGAAGATCCCCAGCGTCTGGAGCGTGGTGAGGGACTGCTCGCGACCGCGCTCGAGGAACGCGATGCCGTCCGACGAGGCGAGCAGCGCCAGCGTGAGGACGAGGCTGCGGGGGATCCAGCGCGCGCGCAGGCCCCCGGGCGGCAGGGGCCGCCGCGTCGCGAGGAGGTAGGCGGCCACCGCCGCGAGGGCGGCTGCGAGGAAGACGTTGTGGTTGGTGACGTTCTGCCTCAGGGCCGGGAGGTACTGAGCGATGAACGGCTCGGGCCGCTGGTAGGCCTCGGCGAAGCCCCGCTCCACCACGCGCGCGAGGAGCGGGCTCGCGCTCCAGGCGGCGGAGCAGGCGAGCACGGCGGCCAGGAAGACGATGTAGCCCCAGCAGAGCCGCCGCGAACGCGGGAGTGCCAGCACGGTGTCCACGCAGAGCACCGTGGCGAAGAGGCTCAGCAGCACCGTGAGCCGGCCGTACGGCACGCTCATGCCGAGGTGGACGTAGTAGAGGAGCCCGACGCCGGCCGTCGTCGTGGTGGCCAGCGCAATGGCCACGTACGGGACCTTCCAGAAGAGCCGCGACGGTCCGAACAGCGTCCCGAAGGCCGCCGTGACGGTGACGACGATGCCCTGATACGCCGTGAAGGACTCCCAGAGCGACCAGCCATCGCGCCAGACGGGCCACCAGGGGATGCCCGGAGTCTCGCGGAGGGCCAGCGGCTCCGGGAAGACGCCGCCGACGAGGCTCGGGTAGAGCAGGCGCAGGGCGTAGAAGACGGGCACGCGCTGATGGGCGGGGTGGAAGGCCACGCTGAGCCGGGGCTCGTCCACGGCGGCGATCCTGAGGCTCTCGAGGAGCGGCATCAGGTGCGCCGCGCTCAGGAGCCCGGCCACGGCGCCGCCGGCGCAGAGCGCGCCCAGGCCGAGGAGCCGGCGCCCCCGCCCGGCCGCGAAGAGGGCGAAGCCCAGGTAGAGGTAGATCGAGTAGAGCGTGAACTGGAGCTGCCCCCAGGTGAGCTGGAACCACAGGAGCAGGGCAAGCCAGCCCACCGTGCGGACCCAGCTGGGGCGCGAGATGCGCGCCAGCAGGAGGAGGGTCCACGGGATGGCGGCGAAGTGGAAGGAGGTGGAGAAGAACACGTACGCGGTGAACACCCCGCCCGAGAAGAGGTAGAGCGTGGCAGCCCACAGCGCGACGACCGGCCGGCCGGGCCAGAGGGCGCGCGCGAGCAGGTGGAAGCCGTGGAAGGCGGCCAGGAGCTCGAGGAAGGAGAAGACGCTCATGAACCAGATGAAGCCGCCCCGGTCGAGCCACCAGCCGGCCAGGAGGTGCAGCGGGCTCAGCGCGAAGTTGGGGTTGCCCACCAGCGGCATGCCGCCCCAGAGGAAGGGGTTCCAGACCGCGAGCCGGCCCTGCTTGAGCTCGGCGAAGAAGCGGTCGAAGAGCGGGTAGACGAGATCCAGGTTGTCGGCGCTCTCGACGGAGAAGGCCTGCGCCGCCCACCAGAGGTCGCGGAAGAAGAGCGCCAGCACCGCGAGCGGGGCGAGGAAGAGGACCGCGTCGAGGGCGCGCGACCCGGCGGCGTCGCGGCCGGCCAGCGTCTCCCTCTCGGTCATCGCGCGAGCTTCGGGTCCAGCAGATCGCGGAGCCCGTCCCCCAGCAGGTTGAGCCCGAGCACGGTCACCGCGATGGCGCCGCCGGGAAAGATCGCGAACCAGGGGTTCATGCCGAGGAAGGCCTGGGCCTCACGGAGCATGAGCCCCCAGGACGGGTGCGGCGGCTGGGTGCCGAGCCCGAGATAGGCGAGCCCCGCCTCGGCGAGGATGGCGACGGGGAAGCTGATGGTGGCCTGCACGATGAGCGGCGACAGCGTGTTGGGCAGGATGTGGCGGGCGATGAGGGCCGCGTCCCCGGCGCCCAGCGCGCGGGCGGCCACCACGAAGTCCCGGTCGCGGAGCTCCAGGAAGGCCGCCCGGGTGAGCCGCGCGAAGACGGGGAGGAAGGCCACGCCGATGGCCACCATGCTGATGGTGATGCTCGGGCGGAAGACCGCCGTGATCAGGAGCGCCGAGAGGATGGCCGGGAAGCCCTGGACGGCGTCCATCAGACGCATGAAGCCCTCGTCGAGCCACCCGCCGAAATAGCCGGAGAGCATGCCGAGGAGCACGCCCACGCCCATGCCGAGCCCCACCGCGATCACCCCCACGAGGATGGAGGTGACGGCCCCGCTCATGATGCGCGAGAGCAGGTCGCGCCCGAACTGGTCGGTGCCGAGGAGGTGGTCGGCGGAGGGGCCCTGCAGCCGGCCGCTGATGGACATCTCCAGCGGGTCCCGCGGCGTGTAGACCAGGCTCAGCGCGGCGGTTCCCAGCAGACAGAGCGTGACGGCCAGCCCCAGCGTGAACGTCACGTGCCGGAGCGGCCGCCGCCGCCGGGACGGCGCTCGGTCACTCATAGCGGATGCGGGGGTCGAGGAGGCCGTAGAGGACGTCCACCGCCACGTTGATCGTCACGATCACCGAGGCGACGAAGAGCACCACGCCCTGCACCACGGGCAGGTCCCGGGCGGTGATGGCCCCCAGCGCCAGGCGCCCCAGCCCCGGGAGGTAGAAGACCGACTCCAGGATGATGCTCCCCGCCATGAGCTGGCCGAGCTGGACGCCCGCCACGGTGAGCACCGGGATCATCGCGTTGCGCAGCGTGTGGCGGAAGAGCACCGCGCGCTCGGCGACCCCCTTGGCGCGGGCCGTCTTCACGTACTCCTCGCGCAGCACCTCCAGGATGGCCGAGCGTGTCGTGCGCGCCAGCACGGCGAACTGGAAGAGCCCGAGCGCCACGGCCGGCAGCAGGAGGGACTTGAGCGCGGGCAACAGGCCTTGAGCCCAGCCGTCGAAGCCGCCGGACTGGAACCAGCCGAGCCGCACCGAGAAGAGGAGCACCAGCAGAAGGCCCGCCCAGAAGCCCGGCACGGCCACCCCCACCTGCGAGAGCGTCATCGTGAGGTAGTCGCCCCAGCGGCGGTGCCTGGTCGCCGCGAACACGCCCAGCGGGATGGCGGCGAGGATCATCAGGCCGCCGGCCATGAGCGTGAGCGGCAGCGTCACCGGGAGCCGCGAGAGGATCAGGGCGCCCACGGGCACGTCGTACTGGATGGAGCGGCCGAGATCGCCCGTGAGCGCCCGGCCGATCCACTCGAGATACTGCACCGGGATGGGCCGGTCGAGCCCCATGGCCTCGCGGAGCCGGCCTGCCGCCTCGGGGCTGGCCTCGGTGCCCATGATGAGCAGCGCGGGATCGCCGGGCAGGATGCGCACCACCACGAAGACGAGGATGGACACGAAGAGGAGGGTGGCCAGCAACGCGGCCGCCCTCCTCAGGATGAAGCGACGCAAGCCTGTCGGCTGCCTTCGGCCCCGCCTACTTCTGCCAGGCCACCTCGGACAGGTCCAGTGCCGTGGTGGGCAGGTCCTTCCAGAGCCCGGTGAGGCCCTTCTTGGCGGCCACGAGGCGCGGGTACATGTAGAGCCAGACCACCGGGGCCTCCTCGGCCAGCATCTTCTGCATCTTCACGTACAGCTCCCGCCGCTTCTTGTCCTCCAGCGTGGCCTCGGACTCCTTGAAGAGCTTCTGGAACTCGGCGTTGTCCCAGCGGAAGTAGTACTTGGGGTTGGCGTAGTTGTTGATGTCCCAGGGCTCGCCGTGCCCGATGATGGTCAGATCGTACTCGGGGCTCGTGCAGGGTGGCAGGCAGTAGACGCGCCCCAGCCACTGGCCCCACTCGATCTGCTCCATCTTCACCCGGATGCCCACCTTGGCCAGCTGGCTGACGATGACCTCGCCCGTGCGCACCGTGTAGTAGTACTGCGGCGCCACCTTCAGCACGGCGTCGAAGCCGTTGGGGAAGCCCGCCTCGGCCAGGAGTTTCTTGGCCCTGGCGGGGTCATGGGACTTCTCCTTCGACAGGTCCACGTAGTAGGGGTTCAGCGGATCCACGTTGGAGCCGAGCACCTTCCCGTAGCCGAAGACCGCGCCCTTGAGCACCTCGTCCTTGTTGATCGCATGCGTGATGGCGAGTCGCACGCGCTTGTCGGAGAAGGGGGCCTTGGCGTTGTTCATGGCGAGGATCACGTCGTTGGTCGTGTCCCCGGTGATCACCTGGAAGCGTGGGTCCTTCTTGAGGTCGGGCGCGTTCTCGGGGCCGATCCCGAAGGGCGACACGTCGATGTCCCCCGCCCTGAGGGCGGCCAGCGCCGAGTTCGGGTCCGGGATGAAGCGGAAGGTGACC
This sequence is a window from Candidatus Rokuibacteriota bacterium. Protein-coding genes within it:
- a CDS encoding ABC transporter permease encodes the protein MSDRAPSRRRRPLRHVTFTLGLAVTLCLLGTAALSLVYTPRDPLEMSISGRLQGPSADHLLGTDQFGRDLLSRIMSGAVTSILVGVIAVGLGMGVGVLLGMLSGYFGGWLDEGFMRLMDAVQGFPAILSALLITAVFRPSITISMVAIGVAFLPVFARLTRAAFLELRDRDFVVAARALGAGDAALIARHILPNTLSPLIVQATISFPVAILAEAGLAYLGLGTQPPHPSWGLMLREAQAFLGMNPWFAIFPGGAIAVTVLGLNLLGDGLRDLLDPKLAR
- a CDS encoding ABC transporter permease, translating into MRRFILRRAAALLATLLFVSILVFVVVRILPGDPALLIMGTEASPEAAGRLREAMGLDRPIPVQYLEWIGRALTGDLGRSIQYDVPVGALILSRLPVTLPLTLMAGGLMILAAIPLGVFAATRHRRWGDYLTMTLSQVGVAVPGFWAGLLLVLLFSVRLGWFQSGGFDGWAQGLLPALKSLLLPAVALGLFQFAVLARTTRSAILEVLREEYVKTARAKGVAERAVLFRHTLRNAMIPVLTVAGVQLGQLMAGSIILESVFYLPGLGRLALGAITARDLPVVQGVVLFVASVIVTINVAVDVLYGLLDPRIRYE
- a CDS encoding ABC transporter substrate-binding protein; translated protein: MSLWRVMLALALALAALVAGSPAAQAQQQAGTLVVQAAAEPPGLDMTASPATAIQNTIHYNVQESLVKLDKHGKLVPWLAERWYTTDNLNYTFFLKKGVRFHNGREMRAEDVKFVLERAMNPETKHPHRPRYLGITNIIVKDTHTVTLTLKAIDSNFLLTMARPGSVIYPREAVDTLKTAPIGTGPFTVAEWKRGDRLVLARNKDYWIKGLPRLDKVTFRFIPDPNSALAALRAGDIDVSPFGIGPENAPDLKKDPRFQVITGDTTNDVILAMNNAKAPFSDKRVRLAITHAINKDEVLKGAVFGYGKVLGSNVDPLNPYYVDLSKEKSHDPARAKKLLAEAGFPNGFDAVLKVAPQYYYTVRTGEVIVSQLAKVGIRVKMEQIEWGQWLGRVYCLPPCTSPEYDLTIIGHGEPWDINNYANPKYYFRWDNAEFQKLFKESEATLEDKKRRELYVKMQKMLAEEAPVVWLYMYPRLVAAKKGLTGLWKDLPTTALDLSEVAWQK